From the genome of Alphaproteobacteria bacterium, one region includes:
- the pstA gene encoding phosphate ABC transporter permease PstA has product MNPVYRRRRRRNTAAVVFSLGATLLGLTVLALVLGVLLWNGFGGLSVAVFTEMTPPPGSDGGLLNPIVGSLMLTLVAILIGTPIGILAGTYMAEYGRNDTLTSVIRFINDILLSAPSIVIGLFVYEIMVYPMGHFSGWAGAVALALIVVPVVVRTTEDMLSLVPNHLREAASALGMPRAYVIRHVCYRAAGAGMLTGVLLAVARISGETAPLLFTALNNQFWSTDLNAPIASLPTVIFQFALSPYEEWQKLAWTGALIITFAVLALSIGARTLVGSRKP; this is encoded by the coding sequence ATGAATCCGGTTTACCGCCGCCGTCGCCGCCGCAACACGGCCGCCGTCGTGTTTTCGCTCGGCGCCACCCTGCTGGGCCTCACGGTGCTGGCCCTGGTGCTGGGCGTCCTGCTCTGGAACGGTTTCGGCGGCCTGTCCGTCGCGGTATTCACCGAGATGACGCCGCCGCCGGGATCGGACGGCGGCCTGCTCAACCCCATCGTCGGCAGCCTGATGCTGACCTTGGTGGCCATCCTGATCGGCACGCCGATCGGAATTCTGGCGGGCACCTACATGGCCGAATACGGCCGCAACGACACGCTGACCTCGGTGATCCGCTTCATCAACGACATCCTGCTGTCGGCGCCGTCCATCGTCATCGGCCTGTTCGTCTACGAGATCATGGTCTATCCGATGGGCCATTTCTCGGGCTGGGCCGGTGCGGTCGCCCTGGCGCTGATCGTCGTTCCGGTGGTGGTGCGCACCACCGAGGACATGCTGTCGCTGGTGCCGAACCATCTGCGCGAGGCGGCATCCGCCCTGGGAATGCCACGCGCCTATGTCATCCGGCATGTCTGCTATCGCGCTGCCGGTGCCGGCATGCTGACCGGCGTGTTGCTGGCGGTCGCCCGCATCAGCGGCGAGACCGCGCCATTGCTGTTCACCGCGCTCAACAACCAGTTCTGGAGCACCGATCTCAACGCGCCGATCGCCAGCCTGCCGACGGTGATCTTCCAGTTTGCGCTCAGCCCGTACGAAGAGTGGCAGAAACTCGCCTGGACGGGCGCGCTGATCATCACGTTTGCGGTGCTGGCCCTCAGCATCGGCGCCCGCACGCTTGTCGGTTCGAGGAAACCCTGA
- the pstB gene encoding phosphate ABC transporter ATP-binding protein PstB — translation MDAIHTQTPPFEALPAGDLDPMLTIRDLNFYYGSTRALKDINLSLYRKRVTAFIGPSGCGKSTLLRVLNRIYDLYPGQRATGEVLLDGEDILSPRQDVNLLRSRIGMVFQKPTPFPMTIYENIAFGVRLYESLDKTDLDERVESALRRAALWDEVKDKLTASGLSLSGGQQQRLCIARTVAIKPEIILLDEPASALDPISTAKIEELIDELKEEYMIAIVTHNMQQAARVSDFTAFMYLGELVEYAETDEVFTVPKQKRTQDYITGRFG, via the coding sequence ATGGACGCCATTCACACCCAGACCCCGCCCTTCGAGGCATTGCCCGCCGGCGACCTCGATCCGATGCTCACCATCCGCGACCTGAACTTCTATTACGGTTCCACCCGCGCGCTGAAAGACATCAACCTGTCGCTCTACCGCAAGCGGGTGACCGCGTTCATCGGCCCTTCGGGATGCGGAAAGTCGACCCTGCTGCGGGTTCTCAACCGCATCTACGATCTGTATCCGGGCCAGCGCGCAACCGGCGAGGTGCTGCTCGACGGCGAGGACATCCTGTCGCCCCGGCAGGATGTGAACCTGCTGCGCTCGCGCATCGGCATGGTGTTCCAGAAGCCGACGCCATTTCCGATGACCATATACGAGAACATTGCCTTCGGCGTGCGGCTCTATGAAAGTCTCGACAAGACGGATCTCGACGAGCGCGTGGAGTCGGCCCTGCGCCGCGCCGCGCTGTGGGACGAGGTCAAGGACAAGCTGACCGCCAGCGGCCTCAGCCTTTCCGGCGGCCAGCAGCAGCGCCTGTGCATCGCCCGCACCGTCGCCATCAAGCCCGAGATCATCCTGCTCGACGAACCGGCGTCCGCCCTCGACCCGATCTCCACGGCCAAGATCGAGGAGCTGATCGACGAGCTGAAGGAGGAGTATATGATCGCCATCGTCACCCACAACATGCAACAGGCGGCCCGCGTCTCGGACTTCACCGCCTTCATGTATCTGGGCGAACTGGTCGAATATGCCGAGACCGACGAAGTCTTCACCGTGCCGAAGCAAAAGCGCACGCAGGACTATATCACCGGCCGCTTCGGCTGA